The DNA segment AGCCCGGAGAAGATGCCGGCGACGTAGAGCGCGACGAAGAGCAGCGCCTGCACCCAGGGGCCGTGGGCCGCGAAGAACGTCGTCAGGAGGAGCGCGTAGGTCGGGATCCGCGCCGAGCAGGCCATGAGCGGCAGGACGAGGATCGCCGTGAGCCGCTCGCGCGGGTCGCGCAGGATGCGCGTGGCGTGCACGGCGGGCACCGCGCACGCGTGCCCCATCAGCAGCGGGAGGAACGCCCGGCCGCTCAGCCCCATCAGCTGGAGCAGGCGGTCGACGAGGAAGGCGCCGCGCGCGAGGTACCCGCTCGCCTCGAGCAGCTCCATGGCGATCGTGAGGATCACGATCTGCGGCATGAACGCGAGCACCGTCCCCGCGCCGCCGAGCAGGCCGTCGACGACGAACGAGGCGGCGAGCCCCCCGCCGAGGGTGCGGGACACGAGGCTGCCGAGCTGACCGATCGCCGCGTCGAGCGCCTCGGTGACCGGGGTGGCCACGAGGAACACGGCGGCGAAGAGGAGCGCCATGAGCCCGAGGAACAGCACCGGGCCGGCCGCCGGGTGGAGCAGCACGGCGTCCGCGCGCGCGGTGAACGTCCTCCGTCGCTCCGCGCCGGCATCGCGGCGCGGCGGCTCGACGTACGCGGCGCGCGCGACCTCATCCGGGTCCCACGCCGCGGCGCCGGGGGGCTTCACGGCGCCCGACGCGATCGCGTCGAGCCGCGCGGCCGCAGCGTCGAGCACCACGCCGCGCGCGGCCGGGTCCCTCGCGCTCACGAGCAGCACCGGCAGGCCGATGGCGCGCTCGAGGGCGCCGATGTCGAGCCCGCGCCCCTCGCCCTCGAGCACGTCGCGCTGCGTGGCGACGACGAGCGGGGCGAGCCCGCGCCGCACGAGCTCACGCGTGAGCCGCAACCCGAGCGCGAGCTGCGTGGCGTCCACCACCTGGACGACGAGGCGCGGCCGCTCTTCCGCGCCGGTGCGATCGAGGAAGCGGCGCGCGACGCCCTCGTCCGTCGCCGGATCGACGACGGCCTCGATCGAGTAGAGCCCGGGGAGATCCGCGATCGTCGCGACGGCCCCGCCCGCGAGGCGGACGTCGGCCGTGAGGATCTCGACCGTGATGCCCGGGAAGTTGCCGACGTGCGCGCTGCCCCCGGTCAGCCGGTTGAACAGCGACGATTTGCCCGAGTTCGGCCGCCCGAGCAGCGCGATGAGCGGCCGCTCGGCCGACGCCGGGAGGCGCTCCGCGCGTGCGCCTGAAAAGTCGAGCGAGGCGGTCATCCGACCCGCCGCTGCGAGGGCAGGGGTGCCACGAGGATCGAGCGCGCGAGCGTCGCGTTGATCGCGAGCTCCCCGCCCGACCCGGTGCGCACGTGGAGCGGGCCGCCGAACGCCGCGCGCCGCATCGACGTGAGCGTCTGGCCGGGACCGAGCCCCATCGCGCCGAGCCACGCGGCGAGCTCGGCGTCGAGGCCGACCTCGACCACGATCACGCGCTCACCGGCGCGCACCTCCGAGAGCGGACCCGCAGGAGCCGCGGCGCTGGCGTCGTGCGCCCGCGCCTCCGTGCCGGCCACGCCGCCGGCCGAGTCCACATCGGCGAAGCTCACGTCAAACTGGGGAGGAACGCTGGAAACCATGGGCCCCGTCAGATTTTGAAAATCAATTTCAAATCTAATGGCATTGTGAACGGTCTCGGCCGGGATGTCGAGCGCCTCTCGACCAGCTGCCGTGGCGGCTGACCGCTCCGGGTGGCGGCGACGCCTTTTCTTCCTGTTCCTGCCCAGGCGGCCAACCATTCCTTGTCCTGGAGATAGCCGCGTCGCTCCGTGCTCCGGGGCCCGGCGCACCCCCGATCGGCTCTCCGGCGAGCGGCCGTCGCGCGTCTGCCGAGACCGCGGAGCGGAGCGCGCGAAGCATTCGGGTCGGGCGAGCCATCCGATTCACCGGGCCGCGGCGGAGCCTCGGCCAGAGCGACGGCGGTCCGCGGATTGTCCTCCAGGGGCCCATTCTACCATGGGTGCGCGACGCGAGCGCCTCACGGCGTCCACCGCAGACCCGCCGCTCCCTAACGACGCGCGACGCGCGCCACGCGCGCCACGCGCGAAGGGACGCAGCGGCTCCTGCGCGGTGTAATGAGCCCCGATGGCTGCGTCTCCCGGGATGAGCGGCCCGTGGGTCGCCGAAAGGAAGAGCCATGAAAGAGACCATGCTCCAGGTGGACGGGATGAGCTGCCCGTCCTGCGTCCGCCACATCGACAGCGCGCTTCGCGAGCTCGGCGGCGGCGTGACCAGGGTCGACGTGCGCCTGCGCGAGGGCATCGTCGTCGTGCAGCACGATCCGGCGAGCGCGCCCGTGGACGCCCTCGTCGAGGCCGTGCGCGGGGCCGGCTACGGCGTGCGCCCGCGCGCCGCCTGAATGCACGCAGCGCCCGCGGCGCGTGGCCTCGTATGAGCGCACCGCGCCGCGAGATCTCCCTCGCCGCGCTCGACGCTGCAGGGAGAAATTTACCGGTTAACCCAAGCGGGAGCCAGCTCACAGATGTGACCGTCTCCACGAGCTCCGGGGCGCGCTCGTCCCGGCAGGCGCCGAGGCCCCGCGCCGCCCTTCGTGGCGCTGGACAATGAACCGATTAAGTGGTTTCCTTTCCGCGCTTCCCGCGTGCCACGGGCCATGTCGTAGGAGTCGTTTGTGAGCCCCGGTCCGCGGTTTCTTGGTTTCTTCATTCTCGTGGGCCCGCGGACTGACTAGGTCCTCTCCTCACCGTGGGTTCCTCCCAGGTCTGGCCATGCAGCACGGCATTTGCGCCATTCGCGCGCTGCCCGCGGTGCTGCGCGGCGTGCAGGGCCCGGTCGACCTGCAGAACGCGAAGGATTCACCGTGCGGTCACGCAGGGTCGAAGCCGGACGTCGCCAGGTGCAGTCAGGGGAGAGGCAGAAGGAGATCACGATGCGCGTTCTTCATGGGTCGGTGGCTGGTTGGACCGGAGCAGCCCTCATGGCGCTGGGCCTCTCCGCGGGATGCGGAGGCGACTCGGATGACCAGCAGGGCTCGGGGCAGGAGACGACCGGAGCGGGCGGCGGCGCATCGGGCGCGGGCGGGGGGGCCACGGGAGCCACGTCCGGCGCCGATGGCACGACGTCGAGCAGCGGCGTCACGTCCGGCGCCGGCGGCGCTACCTCGAGCAGCGGCGCCACGTCGGGCGCCGGCGGCGCCACGTCGGGCAGCGGGGCCACGTCCGGCGCCGGCGGCGCCACCTCGAGCGCGGGCGCCGGGGGCGGGGGTGACCAGGAGTCGCCGGGGTTCTCGGTGCGCGGCCGCTTCCTCTACGACCGTTGCGGCGAGAAGGTGCTGCTCCGGGGCATCAACGAGATGGTCGTGTGGCTGTCGTCGGGGCCCGACGGCCTGCCGGAGTTCGCGGAGATCGCGAAGACCGGCGCCAACGCGGTGCGGATCGTCTGGCTCGCCACGGAGTCCTCGGCGGGCCTCGATCAGGCCATCACGAACGCGCTCGCGCAGAAGCTCATTCCGATCGTCGAGCTCCACGACGCCACGGGGAAATGGGATCTCCTGCCGAGCCTCGTCGACTACTGGACGAGGGCGGATGTCGTCGCCGTGATCAAGAAGCATGAGCAGAGCTTGCTCGTCAACATCGGCAACGAGGTCGGGGACCAGGTGGACAACGCGGCGTGGGAGGCGGGCTACAAGCAGGCCATCACCCGGATGCGCGGCGCCGGCATCACGGTCCCGCTCGTGATCGACGCCTCGAAGTGGGGGCAGAACATCGACCAGCTCCAGGCCGTCGGCCCCGCGCTCGTCAAGCACGACCCGAACATCCTGCTCAGCGTCCACATGTGGTGGACGGACGGGAGCGGCGCCACGATCACGAAGGAGCTGCAGGAGTCCGTGGCGCTGAACCTGCCTTTGATGGTCGGCGAGTTCGCGCAGCACGCCGTGTACGAGTGCGGCAAGCACCCGTTCGATTACAAGACGCTCCTGGCGAAGAGCGTCGAGCTCGAGGTGGGGTGGCTCGCCTGGTCGTGGGGCGCCGTCAAGAACAGCGACTGTCAGAGCGACGGGCCGTTCGACATGACGACCAACGGGACCTTCGCGGGGCTCACCGGCTGGGGTCGCGAGGTCGCGGTGACCGACCCGAACAGCATCCAGAACACGTCGGTGCGCCCGCGCTCGATCGAGACCGGATCGTGCAGGTAGCGGCGTGACGGCGCCCCCTGACCCCGGGCGTCCCTAGTTCGCGAGGACCGCAGACGAGCGAGGCTCGGTCAGCGGGCCGAACGTCGGTGCAAAGGCCGCGGCGCCTCGCGGACCCCTTCGCGGCGCCGATCTACGAGCGCATGGCGCGCGTTACCTCGGGCAACAGCCGTCCGATGCCTTCCGGAGCGCACGCCGCCGCTCTATTGCTTGGACCTGACGAGCCCTGTCGCCCGCGGACCGTGAGGTGGTATGCCGGTGCGGCCCAGGTGGCGCCTGCGATGTCGCGCCGTCCATCGACGGAAGGGCTCGAGAAGAGAGGCGATTCGATGATCTGGCTTATCCGAGCGGCGGGGTGCGTGCTCCTCGCCATGGCGTGCGGGTGCGGTGGAGGCGGCAACGGGACGGGCGGCGCGGGCGCCGGCAGCGCGACCGGAGGCGGGGCGAGCGGCGCTGGCGGCTCGGACGGCGCCGGCGGCTCGGGCGGGCCAGGCGGCGGCGCCGCGGAGGAGCTGCCGCTCCAGTGGACGAAGATCGACCCCGTCCGGACGGTGGGCAACGTCTTCGGGAACCAACTCTATGGCTTCAACCGCCTGTTCGTCACCTCGAAGGACACGGTGCTCGGCACGGCCGTCGGCCAGGACAGCGAGGGTCTCTTCCGGTCGACGGATCGCGGGGCGACGTGGACCGGGGTCACCAACAACGGGGTCGGCCCGGGCGGCGGAACCGACCTCCTCGGGGAGTTGATGCCCATCGATCTGACGGTGCGCGCCGAGGCCGGCGGGCGCCTGTTCGCCCTCTCCTGGTACCGGGGCCGGACGAATGACACCTCGGGGGGGCTTTACGTGTCGGAAGACGACGGCGTCACCTGGTCCGCCCTGATCGACGAGGGCGGCCCCGCGATCGGCGAGCTGCTCGTCGTGAACGCCGAGCGCCTCCTCGTGACGACGGTCGAGGGGGTGAAGCAGTCGACGGACGGGGGCCGGACGTGGGAGTTCCTCGGCCCTGCCATCGGCCAGTTCCAGGGGATCACCCTCGACCGGAACGGCGCTGTCCACGTCGCGTCCAGCGCTGTTGTCGCGCGGAAGAACCCGGAGGAACGGTGGTTCGAGTACCTCGTCGGCGAGGATCTGACGCGCCCCGCTCGCGGCCTCGTGTTCCTCGAGAGCATGGCGGATGGCACGCTGCTCGGCAGCGACACGAGCCAGCACATGGTCCGCTCGCGGGACTACGGTGATAGCTGGACGATCGTCCCCGGGATGGAGCCGATCGGCGAACCCCACCAGCTTGTGCAGCTCCGGTCGGGCAGCCACGTGGGCGTGACCGCCTCCGGCCTGTGGTACTCGCACGACTACGGCTCTTCCTGGGCCAAGCTGAGGGCGCCGGAGCCGGGGCCCTGGAGCACGGCGGCGCAGCTCTCCGACGGCTCGCTGCTGGTGTCGTGGTATCACAGCGACTTTGGAAGCACCAAGGGCCGGCTGTACATCAGCGCGCCGTTCGCCGGGGAGGCGCCCGCGTCCTCGGCGCCGGCGGTGGTTCGCCCGGATACGTGCAAGGATGGAGCGCTGTCCGAGGGAGAGGAGCGCACGGACTGCGGCGGCGTCTGCGGCATGTGCGAGGACTGGACGCTCCACGGCAGCGCCGCGCATCGCGGGATCTTCGTCTCGTCGACGGGGCGCTGGTACTCGCAGGGCGTGCTTGGCCGCCTCGACGGCTCCGATGATGAAGGCAACACCTGGCGAGCGCTCGCCGACAGCTTCGCCGTGCCGCAGGTGGAGCAAGCCGGGAGGCTCTACGCGCTCGTCCCCGGCTATCTGCAGGTCTCGGACGACGACGGCGAGACCTGGTCGCTCATCGCGGGCGAGGGCATGCCCGCGAACCCGAGGCAGCTCGCGGTGATGCCCGACGGCCACATTTTCGGCTTCTTCGACGACGGCATCTTCGGCTCGGCGGACGGGCAATCCTGGGATTGGCTCCTGAGAAACGTCTCGTGGGCGCGCCTGCTCGTGGGTCCGGATCAGCGCCTCCTGGCGGTCCATGACCACGGTGTCGGGAGGATGAACGCTGCCCAGGACGAGCTGGAACCGGTGGAACTACAGGGTATCGGCCGCCCCCTTCAGAACGTCGTGATCGCCGGCGACACGATCTACGCCGTCAGCGAGGCCGAGCTCTTCGTCACGAACGAGACCTTCGCGACGTTCACCTCGAAAGGCATGCTCCCGCGGGGGGCCGCCGAGATCTTCGCGGGGCCGCACGGCGAGCTCATCACCTACACGCCGAGCACGGGCCCGGACCTCGCCTTCCACATCTCCCGCGACGGGGGCGCGACGTGGCAGCCTCGCAACGCAGGGCTGCCCGGGCTGGTCGACGCGGTGGTAGCGCAGCGGCCTGACGGGGGCCTGATGGTCGCCTGCTTGTCGGGCATCTACAGGAGCGCGCCGATCAGCGCCTGGTGAGGGCGTGGCGCCCCCACCCGCGGGGCGCCGCCACCCGGGTTGCGGAAGCTACGAAATCGCTGCTGTTCCCGGCCGCCGCTCGTCAGCGATCGGTGTCTCTGGCGGGACTGTCCCGCAGGGGCGAACCGTCTCGAGCCATCGGATGCCCCGGGATCTCGGGAAAGCCGCACCGGCTCGTTGTGATGCAGGATCCCATGACTCGGTACAAAGCATCGCTTCAGCCCCTGATACAGAACCTCATGACATCATTCTTCGGCACCGCGTCCGCCGCGGGGCCCGGCTGCGCTGAGGAGGTCGAGGTGCCTGTGGCCTCTGACCTGCGCCTCCGGTTTCCGGACCAGGCGGCCAACGTGCTCGAGGGGAGCGATGCGTTCGCCGCCCTCCACGAGGGCTTCGCGCCGGACTCCACGAGCGATTTCGACGGGACGTTGCAGCGCCTGCACCACGAGGGCCGCGAGGCGGGCGGTCGGGAGCCCCGGTGCCGCCTCTGCCTTGTGCAGGGCCAGGGGGAGCGCGGGCAGCGCCGGCAGCCCGGCCTCCCCGGAGCCGAGCGCCCGCACGCCGGCGGGCAGGCCGATCGGCGTGCGCACGGTGAGCCCGAGCCCTGCCGCCGCCGCGGCCCAGAGCCCGCCCAGGTCCGGGCTGGTGAACGCGAGCCGCCACGGGATGCCAGCGCGATCGAGCGCCGCCGCGGCGGCATCCCGGAACCGGCACGGCGCCTCGATGGCCAGGAGCGGCAGCGGCTCGCCCTCCGCCCCGGTCCACGCAGAGCACCCCGCGGCCGACCCGATCCAGCGCATCGGCAGCTCGGCCAGACGCTCGCCGTGCGGCGCGCCCATACCGTCGCCCCACGCGAGCGCGAGATCGAGCCGGCCCGACGTGACCCGCTCGAGCAGCTCCGCATTGCGCGCGACCCGCACCTCGATCCGCACCCTCGGGTGGGCGCGCGAAAACCGCCCGAGCACCTCGGAGAGCAGCACGTCACCGAAGTCCTGTTGCAGGCCGAGCCGGACCCAGCCCTCGAGATCGACGCCGCGGACCGCGGCCGCCGCCTCGTCGTTCAGCTCGAGCAGGCGGCGGGCGTACGCCAGCATCGTCTCGCCTGCCTCCGTCAGCGCGAGACCGCGCCCGGCCTTGCGAAAGAGCGGCGTGCCCGCCTGCTCCTCCAGCTTCTTGAGCTGAGCGCTCACCGCCGAGGTCGACCGGCCCACCCGGTTCGCCGCCCTGGCGAAGCTGCCCAGCTCCATCCCCGTGACGAAGCTGCGCAGCACGTCGAGATCGAAGGTGACGCGTTGCATGCCAACCGTCCCGTTTTTCTGAACTATCCGTACCAAACTTCCTGATTTTCAGCATGATGGTGCTCCGTCATGCTGGTGGCGTCAAGGCGAGCCGGAGCCGCCTGACAGAGCACAAGGACCCACACTCCATGCGTTTCGCTCACGTCTCACGGCGGAACGGCGAGCCGCCGCTGCGCGAAGGGGACCTCTCTCGCGATCTCGCCGACAGCCCTCGTCGCACGCGGCGTCCGGGGAGCGCGCTCCCGGGGAGCGGGCGCCGCCTCTCCCGGGCTGCGCTCGCGATGGCGACAGCCTTGCTCTGTGCCGGCGCGGGATGCACGCGGGACTCGGTCCTGGAGCGAGCCTCGCTTGGAACTCACGCGGTCGCGGGCGGGAAGGCCGTGACTCGCGTCGAGGTGCAGCGGCTGACGTTGCCCCCTGGGTTCAAGGCAGGGCCGCACACGCACCCCGGTCCGGTCGTCTGCTATGTGACCGAAGGGCGTATTCTGTTCCAGGTAAAAGGCCAACCGGCCAGGTACTACACGGCAGGGCAAACGATCTTCGAGCCCGCGAGCGCGCCCATCGAGCGCTTCGACAACGCTTCCAGCTCGGCCCCCGCGACCTTCATCGCCACCTACCTGCTGGGCGACCAGGACACGGAGCTGCTCCACAGGCTCCAGTAGACGCGCGTGCGCTCTCTCGCTCGAGCCCCTTGCGTCCTTGCGGCTTCGGTCCTTGCAGCGTCCGTGCGCAGCATGGTCGCGA comes from the Sorangium aterium genome and includes:
- the feoB gene encoding ferrous iron transporter B — its product is MTASLDFSGARAERLPASAERPLIALLGRPNSGKSSLFNRLTGGSAHVGNFPGITVEILTADVRLAGGAVATIADLPGLYSIEAVVDPATDEGVARRFLDRTGAEERPRLVVQVVDATQLALGLRLTRELVRRGLAPLVVATQRDVLEGEGRGLDIGALERAIGLPVLLVSARDPAARGVVLDAAAARLDAIASGAVKPPGAAAWDPDEVARAAYVEPPRRDAGAERRRTFTARADAVLLHPAAGPVLFLGLMALLFAAVFLVATPVTEALDAAIGQLGSLVSRTLGGGLAASFVVDGLLGGAGTVLAFMPQIVILTIAMELLEASGYLARGAFLVDRLLQLMGLSGRAFLPLLMGHACAVPAVHATRILRDPRERLTAILVLPLMACSARIPTYALLLTTFFAAHGPWVQALLFVALYVAGIFSGLVASLLLRRTATRGRSLPMVLEMPAYRSPEPRLVVRKAGQAAWRFTRDVGTVILAVSAVLWVLLKVPMPGAAPHEAPAAAAESAATSLESSIAGSVGRALEPVTAPLGFDWRINVGLIGSFGAREVMVGTMGVIFGVEDADDEPAPLAEQIREAKRPDGALAYSSRTGLALLAFFVLACQCMSTVAAIRRETKSWRWPAFVLAYTYAAAYVAALVVYQGSGLLGMP
- a CDS encoding FeoA family protein translates to MSFADVDSAGGVAGTEARAHDASAAAPAGPLSEVRAGERVIVVEVGLDAELAAWLGAMGLGPGQTLTSMRRAAFGGPLHVRTGSGGELAINATLARSILVAPLPSQRRVG
- a CDS encoding heavy-metal-associated domain-containing protein, with product MKETMLQVDGMSCPSCVRHIDSALRELGGGVTRVDVRLREGIVVVQHDPASAPVDALVEAVRGAGYGVRPRAA
- a CDS encoding cellulase family glycosylhydrolase is translated as MRVLHGSVAGWTGAALMALGLSAGCGGDSDDQQGSGQETTGAGGGASGAGGGATGATSGADGTTSSSGVTSGAGGATSSSGATSGAGGATSGSGATSGAGGATSSAGAGGGGDQESPGFSVRGRFLYDRCGEKVLLRGINEMVVWLSSGPDGLPEFAEIAKTGANAVRIVWLATESSAGLDQAITNALAQKLIPIVELHDATGKWDLLPSLVDYWTRADVVAVIKKHEQSLLVNIGNEVGDQVDNAAWEAGYKQAITRMRGAGITVPLVIDASKWGQNIDQLQAVGPALVKHDPNILLSVHMWWTDGSGATITKELQESVALNLPLMVGEFAQHAVYECGKHPFDYKTLLAKSVELEVGWLAWSWGAVKNSDCQSDGPFDMTTNGTFAGLTGWGREVAVTDPNSIQNTSVRPRSIETGSCR
- a CDS encoding sialidase family protein, whose amino-acid sequence is MIWLIRAAGCVLLAMACGCGGGGNGTGGAGAGSATGGGASGAGGSDGAGGSGGPGGGAAEELPLQWTKIDPVRTVGNVFGNQLYGFNRLFVTSKDTVLGTAVGQDSEGLFRSTDRGATWTGVTNNGVGPGGGTDLLGELMPIDLTVRAEAGGRLFALSWYRGRTNDTSGGLYVSEDDGVTWSALIDEGGPAIGELLVVNAERLLVTTVEGVKQSTDGGRTWEFLGPAIGQFQGITLDRNGAVHVASSAVVARKNPEERWFEYLVGEDLTRPARGLVFLESMADGTLLGSDTSQHMVRSRDYGDSWTIVPGMEPIGEPHQLVQLRSGSHVGVTASGLWYSHDYGSSWAKLRAPEPGPWSTAAQLSDGSLLVSWYHSDFGSTKGRLYISAPFAGEAPASSAPAVVRPDTCKDGALSEGEERTDCGGVCGMCEDWTLHGSAAHRGIFVSSTGRWYSQGVLGRLDGSDDEGNTWRALADSFAVPQVEQAGRLYALVPGYLQVSDDDGETWSLIAGEGMPANPRQLAVMPDGHIFGFFDDGIFGSADGQSWDWLLRNVSWARLLVGPDQRLLAVHDHGVGRMNAAQDELEPVELQGIGRPLQNVVIAGDTIYAVSEAELFVTNETFATFTSKGMLPRGAAEIFAGPHGELITYTPSTGPDLAFHISRDGGATWQPRNAGLPGLVDAVVAQRPDGGLMVACLSGIYRSAPISAW
- a CDS encoding LysR substrate-binding domain-containing protein, producing MQRVTFDLDVLRSFVTGMELGSFARAANRVGRSTSAVSAQLKKLEEQAGTPLFRKAGRGLALTEAGETMLAYARRLLELNDEAAAAVRGVDLEGWVRLGLQQDFGDVLLSEVLGRFSRAHPRVRIEVRVARNAELLERVTSGRLDLALAWGDGMGAPHGERLAELPMRWIGSAAGCSAWTGAEGEPLPLLAIEAPCRFRDAAAAALDRAGIPWRLAFTSPDLGGLWAAAAAGLGLTVRTPIGLPAGVRALGSGEAGLPALPALPLALHKAEAAPGLPTARLAALVVQALQRPVEIARGVRREALVEGGERIAPLEHVGRLVRKPEAQVRGHRHLDLLSAAGPRGGRGAEE
- a CDS encoding cupin domain-containing protein; protein product: MTRVEVQRLTLPPGFKAGPHTHPGPVVCYVTEGRILFQVKGQPARYYTAGQTIFEPASAPIERFDNASSSAPATFIATYLLGDQDTELLHRLQ